From a single Bryobacter aggregatus MPL3 genomic region:
- the rplD gene encoding 50S ribosomal protein L4: MPTVDVINFDNQKVGSLDLSVEVFGAEVNEHLLYESVRHFMAGERAGTASTKTRHEVAGSGKKLWKQKGTGRARMGSIRSPLWRHGGTTHGPQPRDYSYRLNKKMVLGALRSALTAKLRDGELSVIDAFSLSEPKTKGLAAKLGKLNSAKTILLVENAENKNLALGSRNLSGVKLVTSKDVTTYDLLKYKHVLISKDAAEKLSEGLK; the protein is encoded by the coding sequence CTACCGTAGACGTAATCAATTTTGACAACCAGAAGGTCGGCTCGCTCGATCTGTCTGTCGAAGTGTTCGGCGCCGAAGTCAACGAACATCTGCTGTATGAGTCGGTACGCCATTTCATGGCCGGCGAACGCGCCGGTACGGCTTCGACCAAAACCCGTCACGAAGTGGCTGGCAGCGGCAAGAAGCTTTGGAAGCAAAAGGGAACTGGCCGCGCCCGTATGGGTAGCATCCGTTCGCCTCTGTGGCGCCATGGCGGCACCACCCACGGTCCGCAGCCGCGGGACTACAGCTACCGTCTGAACAAGAAGATGGTGCTCGGTGCACTGCGCTCGGCCCTGACGGCGAAGCTGCGCGACGGCGAACTCAGCGTCATCGATGCTTTCTCGTTGTCCGAACCGAAGACCAAGGGCCTGGCTGCGAAGCTCGGCAAGCTGAATTCGGCCAAGACGATCCTGTTAGTTGAGAACGCGGAGAATAAGAATCTCGCACTCGGCTCGCGGAACCTGTCTGGTGTGAAGTTAGTAACATCGAAAGATGTCACGACTTATGACCTGCTGAAGTACAAGCATGTGCTCATCAGCAAGGATGCTGCGGAGAAACTCTCGGAGGGACTGAAATAA
- a CDS encoding 50S ribosomal protein L23 has protein sequence MTLFEVISRPIVTEKGVIKKDTERTLCFEVKHEATKTQIKQAVEKIFKVKVEEVRTVINEGKLRRRGKFAGYGSNWKKAYVKLKKDQKVPEYSEVV, from the coding sequence ATGACTCTGTTCGAAGTTATCTCCCGTCCGATCGTCACCGAAAAGGGTGTCATCAAGAAGGATACCGAACGCACGCTTTGCTTCGAAGTGAAGCATGAGGCTACCAAGACTCAGATCAAGCAAGCGGTCGAGAAGATTTTCAAGGTGAAGGTCGAAGAGGTTCGCACTGTAATCAATGAAGGCAAGCTGCGCCGCCGCGGTAAGTTTGCTGGTTATGGCTCGAACTGGAAGAAGGCCTACGTGAAACTCAAGAAGGACCAGAAGGTCCCTGAATACTCCGAGGTCGTCTAA